One window of the Dehalococcoidia bacterium genome contains the following:
- a CDS encoding cobalamin-binding protein — translation MKLVLVMVITVGIALSVSACSAEDIATNNDSIQITDQAGRTVTLNGTPQRIISIAPANTEILFALGLDDKIVGVTNYCNYPEEALNKEKVGGFSTPNIEKIIALEPDVVFAAPIHEAQIIPQLENLGLTVIALTPTTIDETYDAIKLVGNITGVQETADALVNDMKTSIDAVANLVAKLSDEEKPNVFYIVWHDPLMTAGGNTLPGQLIDLAGGKNIFTELSDYPTVSLESLIYREPNIIIAGTSMGSGGNAPLEWAQSETRLQGTEAREEGKVFSINTDLTGRFGPRIVDALEEMLWLIHPELAEELE, via the coding sequence TTGAAACTGGTTCTCGTGATGGTAATAACTGTCGGCATAGCTCTATCAGTTTCGGCTTGTTCGGCAGAGGATATCGCTACAAATAATGACAGTATACAGATAACCGATCAAGCGGGACGGACGGTCACGTTAAACGGCACGCCGCAAAGAATTATTTCGATAGCTCCGGCAAATACAGAGATCCTATTCGCATTAGGATTGGATGATAAAATCGTCGGCGTTACCAATTACTGCAACTACCCGGAAGAAGCTTTGAATAAAGAAAAAGTCGGCGGTTTCTCTACCCCCAATATAGAAAAAATCATAGCTCTTGAGCCGGATGTTGTGTTTGCCGCGCCCATACATGAAGCCCAGATTATCCCTCAACTGGAAAATCTGGGGCTCACGGTTATTGCTCTTACTCCAACAACAATAGATGAAACATACGATGCTATCAAGTTAGTAGGTAATATCACCGGCGTTCAGGAAACAGCTGACGCACTGGTCAATGATATGAAAACAAGTATAGATGCCGTAGCAAATCTCGTTGCTAAGCTTTCCGATGAAGAAAAACCCAACGTGTTCTATATTGTATGGCATGATCCGCTTATGACCGCTGGCGGCAATACTTTGCCGGGCCAGCTGATAGATTTGGCCGGAGGGAAGAACATCTTCACCGAATTATCCGATTATCCAACGGTGTCCCTTGAGTCACTGATATACAGAGAGCCGAACATTATCATTGCCGGTACCAGCATGGGTTCAGGGGGAAACGCACCATTGGAGTGGGCACAAAGCGAAACACGTCTCCAGGGAACTGAAGCTCGTGAGGAAGGGAAGGTTTTTAGTATAAATACGGACCTTACCGGCCGTTTCGGTCCAAGGATAGTAGATGCTCTTGAAGAAATGCTTTGGCTAATACATCCCGAACTCGCGGAAGAACTGGAATGA